A window from Pseudomonas moraviensis encodes these proteins:
- a CDS encoding glycosyltransferase family 4 protein gives MIKVLHFFKTYYPETMGGIEQVIFQIAQGGAEHGFCSEVLYLSERGAARNETVGNHLTHRSRLDMHVASTGFSLSAFKDFSQLAKQADVVHYHFPWPYMDLVHFATRHGKPSVLSYHSDIVKQKTLLKLYQPLMNRFLSSVDCIVASSPNYAQSSPVLSRFRDKVEIIPYGLDRATYPVVPETRLDFWRSRVGSKFFLFVGALRYYKGLDYLLDAAKISGLPVVILGGGHQESELKEQAARLGLANVHFLGGLGDEDKAALLTLCYAFVFPSHLRSESFGISLLEAAMYGKPLISCEIGSGTTFINIAGETGLVVPPRDSGALASAMLTLSNAPERAQAFGENAQRRYSEVFSAQSMVSAYAAIYRRLLRKP, from the coding sequence ATGATCAAGGTTCTGCACTTCTTCAAAACCTATTACCCGGAAACGATGGGCGGGATCGAGCAGGTCATTTTCCAGATAGCCCAAGGTGGCGCGGAACACGGGTTTTGCTCCGAAGTGCTGTACCTCAGTGAACGGGGTGCTGCTCGTAATGAAACAGTGGGTAACCACCTGACCCATCGCTCCAGGCTGGATATGCATGTTGCCTCGACGGGATTCTCTCTGTCCGCGTTCAAGGATTTTTCGCAATTGGCCAAACAGGCTGACGTGGTGCATTACCACTTCCCATGGCCTTATATGGACCTGGTCCATTTTGCGACTCGGCATGGCAAACCCTCGGTACTCAGTTATCACTCCGATATCGTCAAGCAAAAGACACTGCTCAAGTTGTATCAGCCACTGATGAACCGCTTTCTCTCCAGCGTGGATTGTATCGTGGCGTCTTCACCTAACTACGCGCAAAGCAGTCCGGTGCTGTCACGGTTCCGCGACAAGGTCGAAATCATTCCTTATGGGTTGGACAGGGCTACCTATCCGGTCGTGCCCGAAACCAGGCTTGATTTCTGGCGGAGCAGGGTGGGGTCGAAGTTCTTCCTGTTCGTCGGTGCCTTGCGATATTACAAGGGGCTCGATTACCTGCTGGATGCGGCAAAGATCAGCGGACTGCCAGTAGTGATCCTCGGGGGTGGGCATCAGGAGTCCGAACTAAAAGAGCAGGCTGCGCGGCTCGGCCTTGCCAATGTGCATTTCCTGGGAGGGTTGGGTGATGAGGACAAGGCTGCGCTGTTGACGCTGTGTTATGCCTTTGTGTTTCCATCACACTTGCGTTCGGAGTCATTTGGCATCTCGCTGCTTGAGGCGGCGATGTATGGCAAACCGCTCATTTCCTGTGAAATCGGTTCGGGTACGACCTTCATCAACATTGCTGGTGAGACTGGTCTTGTGGTTCCGCCTCGAGACTCCGGTGCCCTTGCCAGCGCAATGTTGACGTTGTCGAACGCACCTGAGCGCGCTCAGGCCTTCGGTGAGAATGCGCAGCGTCGATACTCTGAGGTGTTTTCTGCGCAATCCATGGTTTCAGCGTACGCGGCAATCTATCGGCGCTTGCTGCGAAAGCCCTGA
- a CDS encoding GtrA family protein has protein sequence MTTLKDNPQVRRWISFLIGGGLNTGITYCLYLLLSYVINYQIAYAIAYVAGIVFAYFFNSKVVFKVEHSVIGMLVYPSIYLVQYVLGAVLLNVLVEHLNMHKAVAPILVILLLLPSSYLLNKVVLKATHKTKPAKD, from the coding sequence GTGACTACACTGAAGGACAATCCGCAAGTTCGCCGCTGGATCAGCTTCCTGATCGGCGGCGGACTCAATACCGGAATAACCTACTGCCTCTATCTGTTGCTCAGCTATGTGATCAACTACCAGATAGCCTATGCGATCGCCTATGTTGCCGGAATAGTCTTTGCCTACTTCTTCAACTCGAAAGTCGTGTTCAAGGTCGAGCACTCGGTAATCGGCATGCTTGTTTATCCGAGCATTTATCTCGTGCAGTACGTACTCGGCGCAGTTTTACTCAATGTGCTGGTCGAGCACTTGAATATGCACAAGGCTGTCGCACCGATTCTGGTCATATTGCTTCTCCTACCCTCAAGTTACCTTCTAAACAAAGTCGTTCTCAAGGCAACTCATAAAACCAAGCCCGCGAAGGATTAA
- a CDS encoding WxcM-like domain-containing protein, translating into MTEPFIHASADVKSSKIGKNTRIWQYVVVFPDAVIGDDVNVCSHSLIENDVVIGDRTTIKSGVYVWDGLRIGSDVFIGPNATFTNDKFPRSKVYPESFSQTVIQDGASIGGGAVILPGVTIGTGAMVGAGAVVTKSVPPYAIVTGSPARITGYVENSASSDATKTPAVKTQEQDDAVVRIGVGDVTTHRFKYIADMRGDLSVGEFHKEIPFTPKRYFLVFNVPSQKTRGEHAHHKCHQFLICVKGSCAVVVDDGTNRAEVMLDAPNKGIYLPPLTWGIQYKYSEDAVLLVFTSDYYEADDYIRDYSEFTKLTAKKTTP; encoded by the coding sequence ATGACTGAGCCGTTCATCCACGCCAGCGCCGATGTAAAGAGTTCGAAGATCGGCAAGAACACACGCATCTGGCAATACGTTGTGGTCTTCCCGGACGCGGTGATTGGTGACGACGTCAACGTCTGCTCGCACTCACTGATTGAAAATGACGTGGTGATCGGTGATCGCACCACCATCAAGTCCGGTGTCTACGTGTGGGACGGCTTGCGGATCGGCTCCGACGTATTCATCGGCCCGAACGCCACGTTCACCAACGACAAGTTCCCACGCTCGAAGGTATATCCGGAGTCGTTTTCGCAGACGGTCATTCAGGACGGCGCCTCGATTGGTGGCGGCGCGGTCATTCTGCCTGGCGTCACCATCGGTACCGGCGCAATGGTGGGTGCAGGTGCGGTCGTTACCAAATCCGTACCTCCGTACGCCATCGTGACCGGCTCTCCGGCCCGTATAACAGGCTACGTGGAAAACTCCGCATCCAGTGATGCAACCAAGACTCCTGCCGTCAAAACCCAGGAGCAGGATGATGCGGTAGTGCGTATCGGCGTCGGCGATGTCACCACCCACCGCTTCAAATACATTGCGGACATGCGCGGCGACCTCTCCGTGGGTGAGTTCCACAAGGAAATCCCGTTTACCCCCAAGCGTTATTTTCTCGTGTTCAATGTCCCGAGCCAGAAGACCCGCGGCGAGCATGCCCACCACAAGTGCCACCAGTTTTTGATTTGCGTGAAAGGCAGCTGCGCAGTGGTAGTCGACGACGGTACCAACCGAGCAGAAGTGATGCTCGATGCTCCGAACAAGGGCATCTATCTGCCGCCACTGACCTGGGGCATCCAGTACAAATATTCCGAAGATGCGGTACTGCTGGTGTTCACCTCGGACTATTACGAAGCTGACGATTACATCCGTGATTATTCAGAGTTCACCAAGCTGACCGCAAAAAAAACAACGCCGTGA
- a CDS encoding glycosyltransferase family 2 protein: MRYSVIVPVYKNADSIPRLIQALTDMNTTLENQLEVVFVVDGSPDDSFLLLKQALGAMSFSAQLLAHSRNFGSFPAIRTGLMAAKGDYFGVMAADLQEPPELLINFFRSLANDECDVAIGTRNARQDPFSSRMASSIFWGLYRRLVVHDMPPGGVDIFGCNKAFREQLLQLNESRSSLIALIFWLGFRRKFIEYERQTRLEGKSAWTFKKKLEYMMDSVFAFTDYPIRLLTRMGAMGSLISLFIGFMVIIAKLSGAIEVPGYAATMLVVLLLGTLNLLGLGLVGTYAWRAYENSKQRPLAIVCMKLDNKEHSND; encoded by the coding sequence ATGAGATATTCGGTCATCGTCCCGGTCTATAAAAACGCGGATTCCATACCCCGGCTGATCCAGGCGCTGACGGACATGAACACCACCCTAGAGAACCAGCTCGAGGTGGTATTCGTCGTGGACGGCAGCCCTGACGATTCGTTTCTGCTGCTCAAACAGGCTTTGGGCGCAATGAGCTTTTCCGCACAATTGCTGGCCCACTCGCGCAACTTCGGTTCGTTCCCCGCCATACGCACCGGCCTGATGGCTGCCAAGGGTGATTATTTCGGTGTGATGGCCGCTGATCTGCAAGAGCCGCCAGAACTCCTGATCAACTTTTTCAGGTCGCTTGCCAACGATGAGTGCGACGTCGCCATCGGTACGCGCAACGCCCGCCAGGATCCGTTTTCCAGTCGGATGGCGTCATCGATCTTCTGGGGCCTGTATCGCCGCCTGGTGGTGCACGACATGCCGCCAGGAGGGGTCGACATCTTCGGCTGCAACAAAGCGTTTCGCGAGCAGCTGCTGCAGTTGAACGAGTCGCGCTCGTCGCTGATTGCGCTTATTTTCTGGCTCGGCTTTCGGCGCAAGTTCATCGAATACGAACGGCAGACACGCCTGGAAGGCAAATCGGCGTGGACCTTCAAGAAGAAGCTCGAGTACATGATGGACAGTGTGTTCGCGTTTACCGATTACCCGATCAGACTGCTCACACGCATGGGCGCCATGGGTTCGCTCATTTCGCTGTTCATCGGTTTCATGGTGATCATTGCGAAGCTGTCTGGAGCTATCGAGGTGCCAGGGTATGCCGCCACCATGCTGGTGGTGCTCTTGTTGGGCACACTCAATCTGCTCGGCCTGGGACTCGTGGGCACCTATGCCTGGCGCGCCTACGAAAACAGCAAGCAGCGACCGCTTGCCATTGTCTGCATGAAACTCGACAACAAGGAACATTCCAATGACTGA
- a CDS encoding DegT/DnrJ/EryC1/StrS family aminotransferase — MQQINNLAAKIDKFKSQINASVQRVVDSGWVVLGPEVKRFETAFAEYLQAGHCVSVANGTDAIELALKALGVADGDQVATVANAGMYTTTSVLAIGATPLFMDVDLDTHVVTLASVKQAIEAGAKAVVVTHLYGLAVPDIKAIAAYCAAHKVALLEDCAQAHGAERDGQRVGTFGDASSFSFYPTKNLGALGDGGAVVTNSAAIAQRVAQLRQYGWSSKYCVELAGARNSRLDEMQAAILSEFLPHLDEGNARRREIAQRYRNEIQHTEVSHAQDAGLASVAHLYVIKSPKRDALQQHLRQAQIASDVHYPIPDYKQPVFGEQFAGLSLANTEQLASLILTLPCYPEMSDAEVGNVIAAVNGWAA; from the coding sequence ATGCAACAGATCAACAACCTCGCAGCGAAGATCGACAAGTTCAAGTCGCAGATTAATGCTTCGGTGCAGCGCGTGGTCGACAGCGGGTGGGTGGTTTTAGGACCGGAAGTCAAACGCTTTGAAACGGCATTCGCAGAGTATCTGCAGGCTGGCCATTGCGTCAGCGTCGCCAATGGAACCGACGCCATCGAGCTGGCGCTCAAGGCACTCGGTGTCGCTGATGGCGATCAGGTCGCTACAGTGGCCAATGCCGGCATGTACACCACCACATCGGTACTGGCCATCGGCGCCACTCCGCTGTTCATGGATGTTGACCTGGACACTCATGTAGTCACATTGGCGAGCGTCAAGCAGGCGATCGAAGCCGGGGCCAAAGCCGTAGTCGTCACCCACCTGTATGGTCTGGCAGTGCCGGACATCAAGGCGATCGCCGCGTACTGCGCGGCGCACAAGGTTGCCCTGCTGGAAGATTGCGCCCAGGCTCATGGCGCCGAGCGCGATGGTCAGCGGGTGGGTACCTTCGGGGACGCTTCCAGTTTCAGCTTCTATCCTACGAAGAATCTCGGCGCCCTGGGCGACGGCGGCGCTGTCGTGACCAATTCGGCTGCGATAGCCCAGCGTGTGGCGCAATTGCGTCAGTACGGCTGGTCCTCCAAGTACTGCGTGGAGCTCGCGGGCGCCCGCAATAGCCGCCTGGATGAAATGCAGGCAGCCATCCTGTCCGAGTTCCTGCCGCACCTCGATGAGGGCAATGCCCGCCGTCGCGAAATTGCCCAGCGCTACCGCAACGAGATCCAGCACACAGAGGTCAGTCATGCGCAGGATGCAGGCCTGGCCTCGGTGGCCCATTTGTATGTGATCAAATCCCCGAAGCGCGACGCCCTGCAGCAGCACTTGCGTCAGGCGCAGATCGCCTCCGACGTTCACTATCCGATTCCCGACTACAAACAACCGGTGTTCGGTGAGCAGTTTGCCGGCCTGAGCCTGGCCAATACCGAACAACTGGCATCGCTGATCCTGACGCTGCCCTGCTACCCGGAAATGAGCGATGCAGAAGTCGGCAACGTCATCGCTGCGGTCAATGGATGGGCTGCATGA
- a CDS encoding UDP-glucose 4-epimerase family protein, with protein sequence MSTKTFLVTGGNGFVGRALIGQLLASADCRVVAPLRRAETAVDPRMRAIQWSGLGSGQDLSEALQGVDCVIHAAARVHVMNEVAVDPLAAFRQVNVQGTLDLARQAAAAGVRRFIFVSSIKVNGEGTPPGRPYCADDVPAPVDPYGISKYEAEQVLQALAKETGMEVVIIRPVLVYGPGVKANFLGMMRWLVRGVPLPFGTVDNRRSLLGLDNLIDLLLTCVEHPAAANQVFLASDGEDVSTTQLLRRLGIALGRPARLVPVPVGLMSGVARLLGREALSQRIFGSLQVDISKNRQLLNWVPPVPLDRALSLTAQHFLDTREI encoded by the coding sequence ATGAGCACCAAGACATTTCTGGTAACGGGTGGCAACGGTTTCGTGGGCCGGGCATTGATCGGGCAATTGCTCGCGTCAGCGGACTGCCGTGTCGTGGCCCCTCTGCGCCGCGCCGAAACGGCCGTCGACCCTCGCATGCGTGCGATCCAGTGGTCCGGTCTTGGCAGCGGGCAGGATCTGTCGGAAGCGCTGCAGGGCGTCGATTGCGTCATTCATGCGGCAGCCCGGGTCCACGTCATGAACGAGGTGGCTGTTGATCCGCTGGCAGCGTTTCGTCAGGTCAATGTCCAAGGCACTCTGGATCTTGCCCGGCAAGCTGCGGCGGCCGGAGTGCGGCGTTTCATCTTCGTCAGTTCGATCAAGGTCAATGGCGAAGGTACTCCGCCGGGCCGGCCGTACTGCGCCGACGACGTACCTGCTCCGGTCGATCCGTACGGTATCTCGAAATACGAGGCGGAGCAGGTGTTGCAGGCGCTGGCGAAGGAGACTGGCATGGAAGTCGTGATCATTCGACCGGTGTTGGTTTACGGGCCTGGGGTCAAAGCCAATTTCCTCGGCATGATGCGCTGGCTCGTTCGAGGCGTGCCGCTGCCATTCGGTACTGTCGACAACCGACGCAGCCTGCTGGGGCTGGACAATCTGATCGACCTTTTGCTGACGTGCGTCGAGCACCCGGCCGCTGCAAACCAGGTATTCCTGGCCAGTGATGGTGAAGATGTGTCGACCACTCAACTGTTGCGCAGGCTTGGCATTGCGCTCGGCAGACCGGCCCGGTTGGTGCCGGTCCCTGTCGGCTTGATGAGCGGTGTGGCCAGGTTGCTGGGGCGTGAAGCCCTGTCGCAGAGAATCTTCGGTTCTCTGCAGGTCGACATCAGCAAGAACCGCCAATTATTGAACTGGGTGCCTCCTGTGCCCCTTGATCGCGCCTTGAGCCTGACGGCGCAGCATTTTCTGGATACTCGCGAAATATGA
- a CDS encoding MraY family glycosyltransferase, which yields MNYGWFIAIIALFSLTLTWVLRHYALSRSLMDIPNARSSHSVPTPRGGGVAIVLTFIVALVYLLWRDLLAFAPFLAIAGAGTLVAVVGFMDDHGHIAARWRLLGHFAAAIWLLWWMGGLPALRIWGVLVDLGVVGDVLAAFYLVWLLNLYNFMDGIDGIASVEAICVCLGACLLGWLGGWPQLVWAPLLLAVCVGGFLFWNFPPARIFMGDAGSGFLGIVLGGLSLQAAGQNAELLWGWLILLGVFIVDATFTLFRRLLRGDKVYEAHRSHAYQYASRRFGAHLPVTIAVAVINMFWLLPIAVAVMHFGLDGSVGIIVAYAPLLWLAIRYRAGELEKSSEIRG from the coding sequence ATGAATTACGGATGGTTCATCGCGATCATCGCGCTTTTCTCCCTCACGCTGACCTGGGTTTTGCGCCATTACGCATTGTCACGAAGCCTGATGGATATTCCCAACGCGCGAAGCTCGCATTCGGTGCCAACCCCGCGCGGGGGCGGGGTGGCGATTGTTCTGACATTCATAGTGGCGCTGGTTTATCTGCTGTGGCGGGATCTGCTCGCGTTTGCGCCATTTTTGGCCATCGCCGGGGCGGGTACGCTGGTCGCCGTGGTTGGTTTCATGGACGACCATGGACACATCGCCGCACGCTGGCGCTTGTTGGGGCATTTTGCCGCGGCGATCTGGTTGCTCTGGTGGATGGGCGGACTGCCTGCCTTGCGGATTTGGGGCGTGCTGGTCGACCTGGGCGTTGTCGGTGATGTGCTGGCGGCCTTTTATCTGGTCTGGCTGCTCAACCTCTACAACTTCATGGATGGCATCGACGGGATCGCCAGTGTCGAAGCCATTTGCGTGTGCCTCGGTGCCTGTCTTCTTGGCTGGCTGGGTGGCTGGCCGCAGCTGGTATGGGCCCCGCTTTTGCTCGCAGTTTGCGTCGGCGGTTTCCTGTTCTGGAATTTCCCGCCCGCGAGGATCTTCATGGGCGATGCCGGCAGTGGGTTTCTCGGTATCGTGCTGGGAGGCTTGTCGCTCCAGGCGGCGGGACAGAATGCCGAACTGCTGTGGGGTTGGTTGATTCTGCTCGGCGTATTCATTGTCGACGCGACGTTCACGCTGTTTCGGCGCCTGCTGCGCGGCGATAAAGTTTATGAGGCGCACCGCAGTCATGCCTATCAATATGCCTCTCGTCGGTTTGGCGCTCATCTGCCCGTCACTATTGCCGTTGCCGTGATCAATATGTTCTGGTTGTTGCCGATTGCCGTGGCCGTCATGCATTTCGGTCTGGACGGGAGCGTGGGCATTATTGTCGCCTATGCTCCTTTGCTGTGGCTGGCGATCAGGTATCGCGCCGGCGAACTGGAAAAGAGCTCGGAAATCCGCGGGTAA
- a CDS encoding polysaccharide biosynthesis protein, which yields MDKVRERLVALPRRRKRLIQVATDIVLVWAALWLAFIVRLGIDDMYNPFRVHVWLFVCAPVVAIPLFIRFGMYRAVMRYFGNDALIAIIKAVSLSSLILAVVVYWYSNHEAVVPRSIIFNYWWLSLVIIGGLRLCMRQYFMGDWFTAAQHVPFTNRDNGLTKVAIYGAGVAGNQLVAALRMGKVMRPVAFIDDDASIADRSISGLHVYKPKHIQEMIDVTGAQEILLALPSSTRARRREILNLLEGFPLHIRSVPNFTDLASGRVRVEDIQEVDIADLLGRDAVPAQPDLLQRCIKGKVVMVTGAGGSIGSELCRQIFSLGPTTLLLFDHSEFNLYSILSELEQRSCRESGKVRLLPILGSVRHPHKLLDVMKTWHVDTVYHAAAYKHVPMVEHNIAEGVLNNVIGTLNTAQAALQSGVANFVLISTDKAVRPTNVMGSTKRLAELVLQALSHEIAPVLFGDKSNVSRVNKTRFTMVRFGNVLGSSGSVIPLFHSQIKSGGPLTVTHPKITRYFMTIPEAAQLVIQAGSMGQGGDVFVLDMGEPVRIVELAEKMIHLSGLSVRSDRNPQGDISIEFTGLRPGEKLYEELLIGDNVAATPHPMIMSAHEDHLPWDVLKARLSELLSAVDSDNYTHVRQLLRETVSGYTPDGDIVDWIYQQRRLEP from the coding sequence ATGGACAAGGTTCGGGAACGGCTCGTCGCATTGCCAAGGCGACGCAAGCGCCTGATTCAGGTGGCAACGGACATCGTCCTGGTCTGGGCAGCCCTGTGGCTGGCGTTCATCGTGCGCCTGGGCATTGATGACATGTATAACCCGTTCAGAGTGCATGTCTGGCTGTTTGTCTGCGCACCCGTTGTCGCCATTCCCTTGTTCATCCGCTTCGGTATGTACCGGGCGGTCATGCGCTATTTCGGCAATGATGCCCTGATTGCCATCATCAAGGCCGTCAGTCTCTCTTCGCTGATCCTGGCCGTTGTCGTGTACTGGTACAGCAACCATGAGGCTGTGGTCCCGCGTTCGATCATTTTCAATTACTGGTGGTTGAGCCTGGTCATCATCGGCGGACTGCGCCTGTGCATGCGCCAGTACTTCATGGGCGACTGGTTCACTGCAGCACAGCACGTGCCCTTCACCAATCGTGACAATGGCCTGACCAAGGTCGCCATTTACGGCGCCGGCGTCGCCGGCAATCAGTTGGTTGCCGCGTTGCGCATGGGCAAGGTCATGCGCCCCGTGGCTTTCATCGACGATGATGCCAGTATCGCTGACCGTTCGATCTCGGGTCTGCATGTCTATAAACCCAAGCACATTCAGGAAATGATCGACGTCACCGGTGCGCAGGAAATCCTGCTGGCCCTGCCATCCTCCACCCGGGCCAGGCGGCGGGAAATCCTCAATCTGCTCGAGGGTTTTCCTCTGCATATCCGCAGCGTGCCGAATTTCACCGATCTGGCCAGTGGCAGGGTGAGAGTCGAGGATATTCAGGAAGTCGACATTGCTGACCTGTTGGGGCGCGATGCGGTGCCGGCACAACCGGACCTGCTCCAGCGCTGCATCAAGGGCAAAGTGGTCATGGTGACCGGTGCCGGTGGGTCGATCGGATCCGAGCTGTGCCGGCAGATTTTTTCCTTGGGACCGACCACGCTACTGTTGTTCGATCACAGTGAATTCAATCTCTACAGCATTCTGTCCGAACTCGAGCAGCGCAGTTGCAGGGAGTCGGGAAAGGTCAGACTGCTGCCCATCCTCGGCTCCGTGCGCCATCCGCACAAGCTGCTGGACGTGATGAAAACCTGGCACGTCGACACTGTTTATCACGCCGCCGCTTACAAACATGTACCCATGGTCGAGCACAATATTGCCGAAGGTGTGCTGAACAACGTGATCGGCACCTTGAACACTGCGCAGGCCGCCCTGCAATCGGGTGTTGCCAATTTCGTGCTGATCTCTACCGACAAGGCTGTACGCCCGACCAATGTGATGGGCAGTACCAAACGCCTGGCCGAGTTGGTGCTGCAGGCGCTCAGTCACGAGATTGCTCCGGTACTGTTTGGCGACAAGTCCAACGTTTCAAGGGTCAACAAAACCCGCTTCACCATGGTTCGGTTCGGCAATGTGCTGGGGTCGTCCGGCTCGGTGATCCCGTTGTTCCACAGCCAAATCAAATCCGGCGGGCCGCTGACGGTTACCCATCCGAAAATCACCCGCTACTTCATGACCATTCCCGAGGCTGCGCAGTTGGTGATTCAGGCCGGCTCCATGGGGCAAGGTGGCGATGTATTCGTGCTGGACATGGGCGAGCCGGTGAGGATCGTCGAGCTCGCCGAGAAAATGATCCATCTCTCCGGTCTGAGCGTGCGCTCGGACCGCAACCCGCAAGGCGATATTTCCATTGAGTTCACCGGGCTGCGTCCCGGCGAAAAGCTCTACGAAGAGTTGTTGATCGGCGATAACGTCGCCGCCACCCCGCATCCGATGATCATGAGCGCCCATGAGGACCATCTGCCATGGGATGTACTGAAAGCGCGGCTAAGCGAACTGCTGTCAGCCGTTGATAGCGACAACTACACCCACGTCCGGCAGCTCCTGCGCGAAACCGTCAGCGGCTATACACCCGACGGCGACATCGTCGACTGGATCTACCAGCAACGCCGCCTCGAGCCTTGA
- a CDS encoding ComEA family DNA-binding protein produces MRTGYFYSLIFAFLTSASIAAIAAPVEPTETTKAPLLMEAAAPSASAKVDLNGADAATLQKELSGVGEAKAQAIVAYRDTNGPFASVDELLEVKGIGKAILDRNRDKLEVN; encoded by the coding sequence ATGCGTACCGGTTATTTCTACTCGCTGATCTTTGCTTTCCTCACCAGCGCCTCGATCGCTGCCATTGCTGCCCCTGTAGAGCCGACCGAGACAACAAAGGCGCCTTTGCTGATGGAGGCGGCTGCGCCCTCGGCAAGCGCGAAGGTCGATCTCAATGGCGCGGATGCGGCGACACTGCAAAAGGAGTTGTCGGGTGTGGGAGAGGCGAAGGCGCAAGCGATTGTTGCATATCGTGATACAAACGGGCCGTTCGCATCGGTGGATGAGTTGCTGGAAGTGAAGGGGATCGGCAAGGCGATTCTGGATCGCAACCGTGACAAGCTGGAAGTGAACTAA
- the fabF gene encoding beta-ketoacyl-ACP synthase II — protein sequence MNQRRVVVTGMGLVSPLGSDVEIVWKRLLAGHSGLRNLPDAVVADLPTRVGGRVPTVEEDAEAGFDPDRATPPKEQKKMDRFILFAMEAARQALEQADWHPADAESQERTATIIGSGVGGFGAIADAVRTTDSRGPRRLSPFTIPSFLVNLAAGHVSIQHGLKGPLGAPVTACAAGVQAIGDAARLIRSGEADIAVCGGAEASIDRVSLAGFAAARALSSGYNDTPEKASRPFDSGRDGFVMGEGAGLLVIESLEHALARGAKPLAELVGYGTTADAYHLTAGPEDGSGARRAMQLALAQSGVTPAQVQHLNAHATSTPVGDLGELAAIKAVFGAQNKIAVTSTKSATGHLLGAAGGLEAIFTLLAIRDQVVPPTLNFENPDPASEGVDIVHGEARPMPIEFALSNGFGFGGVNASVLFKRWGG from the coding sequence ATGAACCAACGTCGAGTCGTCGTCACGGGCATGGGCCTGGTTTCACCCTTGGGCAGTGATGTTGAAATCGTCTGGAAGCGTTTGCTCGCCGGGCATTCCGGGTTGCGCAATTTGCCTGACGCGGTCGTGGCTGATCTGCCGACCCGGGTGGGCGGCCGTGTGCCGACGGTCGAGGAGGACGCCGAGGCCGGGTTCGACCCGGATCGCGCAACGCCACCCAAAGAACAGAAGAAGATGGATCGCTTCATCCTGTTTGCCATGGAAGCGGCGCGGCAGGCTTTGGAGCAGGCCGACTGGCATCCAGCGGACGCGGAAAGCCAGGAGCGCACTGCGACGATCATCGGCTCGGGAGTCGGCGGTTTCGGTGCGATTGCCGATGCCGTGCGTACCACCGACAGCCGTGGTCCTCGGCGTTTGTCACCGTTCACCATTCCATCGTTTCTGGTCAATCTCGCGGCCGGTCATGTCTCGATCCAGCATGGCCTGAAAGGGCCGTTGGGCGCACCGGTGACCGCATGTGCAGCCGGGGTTCAGGCGATCGGCGACGCGGCGCGGTTGATTCGCTCGGGAGAGGCGGACATCGCCGTATGTGGCGGCGCGGAAGCGTCGATCGATCGCGTCAGTCTGGCGGGTTTCGCCGCCGCGCGGGCGTTGTCCAGCGGTTACAACGACACCCCTGAGAAAGCTTCCCGTCCGTTCGATAGCGGGCGCGATGGCTTCGTGATGGGTGAGGGGGCCGGCCTGCTGGTCATCGAGTCGCTGGAGCATGCTCTGGCGCGGGGGGCAAAACCGTTGGCCGAACTGGTGGGCTACGGCACCACCGCCGATGCCTATCATCTGACCGCCGGGCCGGAAGACGGCAGCGGCGCGCGGCGGGCGATGCAACTGGCTCTGGCCCAGAGTGGCGTGACGCCGGCGCAGGTGCAACATCTCAACGCTCACGCCACTTCAACGCCGGTTGGCGACCTGGGCGAGTTGGCCGCGATCAAGGCGGTGTTCGGTGCGCAGAACAAAATCGCCGTAACGTCGACCAAATCCGCTACCGGACATCTGCTCGGCGCGGCGGGTGGGCTGGAAGCGATTTTCACCCTGCTGGCGATCCGTGATCAGGTGGTGCCGCCGACGCTCAACTTCGAAAACCCGGATCCAGCGAGCGAAGGGGTGGACATTGTCCATGGCGAGGCGCGGCCGATGCCGATCGAGTTTGCGTTGTCCAATGGCTTCGGTTTTGGCGGGGTCAATGCGAGTGTGTTGTTCAAGCGCTGGGGAGGTTAA
- a CDS encoding TetR/AcrR family transcriptional regulator, with protein sequence MRYSPDHKAQTHQRIIKEASARFRKDGIGATGLQPLMKALGLTHGGFYSHFKSKEELVEKALQAAGEQVAGLCEDIFAQENPLQVFIDTYLSEWHQTSPHEGCPLLTISSELGLRGQPSPTSDEVLNARLSQIQGTLAGDNIADRSIVIMATLAGALLLSRSVADADFAQRILDVTREHLKQSTD encoded by the coding sequence ATGCGTTACTCGCCAGATCACAAAGCCCAGACCCATCAGCGCATCATCAAGGAAGCCTCGGCGCGCTTTCGCAAGGACGGCATCGGCGCGACCGGCCTGCAACCTTTGATGAAGGCCCTCGGCTTGACCCATGGCGGTTTCTACTCGCACTTCAAATCAAAGGAAGAACTGGTCGAAAAAGCCCTGCAAGCGGCCGGCGAGCAGGTCGCGGGCCTGTGTGAAGACATCTTCGCGCAGGAAAACCCTCTGCAGGTCTTTATCGATACCTACCTGTCAGAGTGGCATCAGACCTCGCCCCACGAAGGCTGCCCGCTGCTGACCATTTCCTCAGAGCTGGGCCTGCGCGGCCAGCCGAGCCCAACCAGCGACGAAGTCCTCAATGCTCGACTCAGCCAGATTCAAGGCACACTCGCAGGCGACAATATTGCCGATCGCAGCATTGTCATCATGGCGACCCTGGCGGGTGCACTGCTGCTGTCGCGCAGCGTCGCCGATGCCGACTTCGCTCAGCGCATCCTCGACGTCACCCGCGAGCATCTCAAGCAATCGACCGATTAA